A portion of the Atribacterota bacterium genome contains these proteins:
- a CDS encoding inositol monophosphatase family protein, translating into MKHDKLESIISIALRAGNFIRLHYERGDFGVSEKMDSHDLVTNIDNESQKIIQEELKARFPNISIIGEEDKTFSKKDHAFIIDPIDGTLNFVKKIPLFSVSIGYWKDNLPLCGVVYDPLRNDIFYARKKYGAYLNGKRLQLSENNSNDYKVLASDWGHEPSLYNKNILAMQQLTKEKSFLFRFLGCASLAICYVAAGILDGYWHYKLSPWDMAAAALIAQESGASILSLDGSEFDLWGDSILAVPVGLKEKVLEAFKHVN; encoded by the coding sequence ATGAAACATGACAAATTGGAAAGCATTATAAGCATAGCGCTCAGGGCTGGTAATTTTATTCGGTTGCATTATGAAAGAGGAGATTTTGGTGTTTCCGAAAAGATGGATAGCCATGATTTGGTTACAAATATTGATAATGAATCACAAAAGATTATCCAGGAAGAATTAAAAGCCAGGTTTCCGAATATTTCTATTATCGGAGAGGAAGATAAGACTTTTTCAAAAAAAGACCATGCCTTTATAATTGATCCTATAGATGGAACCTTGAATTTTGTTAAAAAGATACCATTGTTTTCAGTTTCAATTGGTTATTGGAAAGATAATTTACCTTTATGTGGTGTGGTTTATGACCCACTTCGAAATGATATATTTTATGCTCGCAAAAAGTATGGTGCTTATCTAAATGGAAAACGTCTTCAATTATCCGAAAATAATAGCAATGATTATAAAGTTCTTGCATCTGACTGGGGACACGAACCTTCACTTTATAATAAAAATATTCTTGCAATGCAACAATTGACAAAGGAAAAATCTTTTCTTTTTAGATTTTTAGGTTGTGCAAGCCTGGCCATCTGTTATGTGGCAGCAGGCATTCTTGATGGTTACTGGCATTACAAACTTTCTCCTTGGGATATGGCAGCAGCAGCACTGATAGCACAGGAATCCGGTGCTTCAATCTTAAGCCTGGATGGTTCTGAATTTGATTTATGGGGTGATAGCATCCTGGCAGTTCCTGTTGGACTAAAGGAAAAAGTACTCGAAGCATTCAAGCATGTTAATTAA
- a CDS encoding MBL fold metallo-hydrolase yields MKISFLGANRLVSGSCYLIQTKHKKFLIDCGLFRGNELITRLNYAPLTFRPEEIDFIILTHAHIDHSGRIPQLYREGFEGHVFCTKPTMELCSVMLPDSGQIQEDEAEEENQRRLRSGESFIEPLYDIEDALDSLLLFRAVPYQYKIRIDENISFRLQDAGHVLGSSSVELWINENGEESKWLFSGDIGRKNKPFLRNPQRIKDADYVVIESTYGGRKHRPYRNEVKKFFSIIDKTLKRGGDVIIPAFAVQRTQDIIYELSQYYNLQVKPLKGKDKRMKKLRFYLDSPLAIATTKIYRNNAQDFARKNLKIMEKSNQLLDFQSLRLTRTSNASKRISRSKRRKIIISASGMCDGGRIQYHLKDHLWQEKSSVIFVGYQAEGTLGRKIITGEKVLDIMEEMIDVKAEIHYLDGFSSHADQDELLWWIKGLNKKPKKVFIVHGEKDESESLAECLSNELGFETCIPAIGQTFLIKNNEIINQGLVKDVNKEMQLDEILRGINRIKQKFSLLLNDMEFSGVDLDREARYYSVKQKLEQLQDDIRQIKQMIRENELEV; encoded by the coding sequence ATGAAAATTAGTTTTCTCGGAGCCAACAGATTAGTTTCTGGTTCGTGCTATTTAATACAGACAAAACATAAAAAATTTTTAATAGATTGTGGATTATTTCGGGGTAATGAGCTGATAACCCGTTTAAATTATGCCCCCTTAACTTTTAGACCGGAGGAAATAGATTTTATTATTTTGACACATGCCCATATTGATCATTCAGGAAGAATTCCACAGCTTTACAGAGAGGGGTTTGAGGGGCATGTTTTTTGCACAAAACCTACCATGGAATTGTGTTCTGTTATGCTTCCGGACAGCGGGCAAATTCAGGAGGATGAAGCAGAGGAAGAAAACCAGCGAAGGCTTAGATCAGGAGAGTCTTTCATTGAGCCGTTATATGATATTGAAGATGCCCTGGATAGTCTATTATTATTTCGGGCAGTGCCATATCAATATAAAATTAGAATTGATGAAAATATTAGTTTTCGATTACAGGATGCTGGTCATGTTCTTGGCTCATCATCTGTGGAGTTATGGATAAATGAAAATGGAGAAGAAAGCAAATGGCTGTTCTCTGGTGATATAGGTAGAAAAAATAAGCCTTTTCTGAGAAATCCGCAAAGAATCAAGGATGCTGACTATGTTGTGATTGAGTCGACATATGGAGGAAGAAAACATCGCCCCTATCGAAATGAAGTAAAAAAATTCTTTTCAATTATCGATAAGACTCTAAAAAGAGGAGGAGATGTTATAATCCCTGCCTTTGCAGTACAGAGGACCCAGGATATTATATATGAATTAAGCCAGTATTATAACCTTCAGGTGAAACCATTAAAAGGTAAAGATAAAAGAATGAAAAAACTAAGGTTTTATCTTGACAGTCCACTGGCGATAGCAACCACTAAAATTTATCGGAATAATGCGCAGGATTTTGCCCGGAAAAATTTGAAGATTATGGAAAAGAGTAATCAATTGCTTGATTTTCAATCTCTAAGATTAACAAGAACCAGTAACGCTTCTAAAAGGATAAGCCGTTCAAAGAGAAGAAAAATAATTATTTCAGCCAGTGGAATGTGTGATGGAGGAAGAATTCAATATCACCTGAAGGATCACCTCTGGCAGGAAAAATCCTCAGTTATATTTGTTGGCTATCAGGCAGAAGGAACATTGGGAAGAAAGATTATTACTGGCGAGAAAGTGCTGGATATAATGGAAGAGATGATTGATGTCAAGGCAGAAATTCATTATCTTGACGGTTTTTCCTCTCATGCTGATCAGGATGAATTGCTCTGGTGGATAAAAGGTCTGAACAAAAAGCCTAAAAAAGTATTTATAGTGCACGGAGAAAAGGATGAATCTGAATCCCTTGCTGAATGCCTAAGTAATGAATTGGGCTTTGAAACATGTATCCCGGCAATTGGGCAAACATTTTTAATTAAGAACAATGAAATTATCAATCAGGGATTAGTTAAAGATGTTAATAAGGAGATGCAGTTAGATGAAATTTTAAGAGGAATTAACAGGATAAAACAGAAATTTTCTCTTTTGTTAAATGATATGGAGTTTTCAGGGGTGGACCTTGATAGGGAAGCCAGGTATTATAGTGTAAAACAAAAATTAGAACAGTTACAAGATGATATAAGGCAAATAAAACAAATGATAAGAGAAAATGAATTAGAGGTATAA
- the pepF gene encoding oligoendopeptidase F → MKKKNKENNKILHRKNISQEYRWDVKSLYDSIDNWENDFLKAEKLRNELIKYKDSFLLDDKSFLQCLLLKDEVSKIMQNLLTYAHMRKDEDNQNEKYQSIYYRSTNLLTKIEDNIAFIQPGILSLKYKTLREWINKNNKLKLYKHYIEDIYRKKSHILRPNEEKIIAQAGEMAMVPENTYGLLSNADLRFPKVKDKDGNIITISQSNFVSLLRNRDRQLRKKVYKKYYQPYKQHRNTFAALLGGNLKKDRFFSHTRKYRNSLEASLFEDNIPVSVYDNLLRIIHENIELLHNYIMIKKDYLNLKKLHMYDMYVPLTEKTVQIDYLDAQDIVIKSLSPMGNEYQSIVKKGFNEKWIDVYENRGKTSGAYSTGSYQSKPFILMNYHGTIEDVYTLSHELGHSLHSYYTNKRQPFIYSNYPIFLAEIASTTNEVLLTNYLLNKAASQNDKLIILNHFLEQFRTTLFRQTMFAEYEKILHEYEASSGSITAEWCSQKYSDLIRYYYGENVIIDDEIKLEWARIPHFYYNYYVYQYATGFAAAIAFSRMILADGNKATEKYLEFLSKGSSDYPIDILKKSGIDMTKVNPISEAIKLFSELLTQLKK, encoded by the coding sequence ATGAAAAAGAAAAATAAAGAAAATAATAAAATACTGCATAGAAAGAATATTTCCCAGGAGTATCGGTGGGATGTAAAATCTCTTTATGATTCTATAGATAATTGGGAAAATGATTTTCTTAAAGCAGAGAAGCTAAGGAATGAGTTAATAAAATATAAAGATAGTTTTTTATTAGATGATAAAAGTTTCTTGCAATGTTTATTATTAAAAGATGAAGTTTCGAAAATCATGCAAAATTTGCTTACTTATGCACATATGCGGAAAGATGAAGATAATCAAAATGAAAAATACCAATCAATTTATTATAGATCAACCAATTTACTGACAAAAATTGAAGACAATATTGCATTTATTCAGCCTGGCATACTATCTCTCAAGTATAAAACTCTTAGAGAATGGATAAATAAAAATAATAAATTAAAGTTATATAAACACTATATAGAGGATATTTATAGAAAAAAGAGTCATATACTTCGCCCAAATGAAGAGAAAATTATTGCCCAGGCCGGAGAAATGGCTATGGTGCCGGAAAATACTTATGGTTTGTTGAGTAATGCTGATTTGAGATTTCCAAAAGTAAAGGATAAAGATGGAAACATTATTACAATTAGCCAGAGTAACTTCGTTTCCTTATTAAGAAATAGAGACAGACAACTCAGGAAAAAAGTATATAAGAAATATTACCAACCATATAAGCAACACCGTAATACATTTGCTGCTTTATTAGGTGGCAATCTTAAAAAGGATCGATTCTTTAGTCATACCAGAAAATACCGAAATAGTCTGGAAGCCTCATTGTTTGAAGATAACATACCGGTATCAGTCTATGATAATTTGCTAAGAATTATCCATGAAAATATAGAATTATTACACAATTATATTATGATTAAAAAAGACTACCTTAATTTAAAAAAATTGCATATGTATGATATGTATGTACCATTAACCGAAAAAACTGTTCAAATTGATTATTTAGATGCGCAGGATATTGTTATAAAAAGTCTTTCACCCATGGGAAATGAGTACCAATCAATTGTTAAAAAAGGCTTTAATGAAAAGTGGATTGATGTATATGAAAATAGAGGGAAAACCAGTGGCGCTTACTCAACCGGCAGTTATCAGAGCAAACCCTTTATACTAATGAATTATCATGGAACAATTGAGGATGTATATACATTATCACATGAATTGGGACACTCACTTCATAGTTATTATACTAATAAAAGGCAACCTTTTATTTATAGTAATTATCCAATCTTTTTAGCCGAGATTGCCTCTACAACTAATGAGGTATTATTGACTAATTATTTACTCAATAAAGCTGCAAGCCAAAATGATAAATTAATAATTTTGAATCATTTTTTAGAGCAATTTAGAACAACACTTTTCAGACAGACAATGTTTGCTGAATATGAGAAGATACTCCATGAATATGAAGCAAGTAGCGGTTCTATTACTGCTGAGTGGTGTTCTCAAAAATATTCTGATTTAATTCGTTATTATTATGGAGAAAATGTTATAATTGATGATGAAATTAAACTTGAGTGGGCAAGGATACCACATTTTTACTATAATTATTATGTGTATCAATATGCCACTGGATTTGCTGCTGCAATAGCTTTTTCACGTATGATTTTAGCTGATGGAAATAAAGCAACAGAGAAATATTTAGAATTTCTCAGTAAAGGGAGTTCTGATTACCCTATAGATATACTGAAGAAGTCGGGTATTGACATGACAAAAGTGAACCCAATTTCAGAGGCTATAAAATTATTTTCTGAATTACTAACTCAGTTGAAAAAATAA